A genomic region of Methanobacterium sp. SMA-27 contains the following coding sequences:
- a CDS encoding inorganic diphosphatase: MNLWKDIPTGPSAPEVIYAVVEIPKGSRNKYEYDKDMEAFALDRVLYSPFHYPAEYGIIPKTLWDDGDPMDVLVIMDEATFPGCVIETRPIGVMRMIDGGDSDDKILGVPVNDPRFTDIKDISNLPKQFLDEIEHFFTDYKKLEGKKTKVLGWENAEKAFEAIKHSQELYNEM; the protein is encoded by the coding sequence ATGAATCTCTGGAAAGACATACCAACAGGGCCATCGGCTCCAGAAGTGATTTACGCTGTTGTGGAAATTCCAAAAGGATCAAGAAACAAATATGAATATGATAAGGATATGGAAGCATTTGCACTTGACAGGGTTCTGTACTCACCATTCCACTATCCTGCAGAGTATGGTATAATACCAAAAACACTCTGGGACGATGGAGATCCAATGGATGTACTTGTAATAATGGACGAGGCAACATTCCCAGGATGCGTCATAGAAACCCGACCCATAGGAGTCATGAGGATGATAGACGGTGGAGATAGCGATGATAAAATACTTGGGGTTCCAGTGAATGATCCAAGATTTACAGATATCAAAGATATCAGCAATTTACCTAAACAATTCTTAGACGAAATTGAACACTTCTTCACAGACTACAAAAAACTCGAAGGTAAAAAAACCAAGGTTTTAGGCTGGGAAAATGCAGAAAAGGCATTTGAAGCCATTAAACATTCTCAGGAATTGTATAATGAAATGTAG
- the rpoE gene encoding DNA-directed RNA polymerase, giving the protein MYLVSKIEDTVRIPPNKFSDPLEDVAVEILNESYVGKIDKKLGLMVTVKEIEEIGTGKVIMGDGAAYHDVLFTALFFKPELHEIVEGEVIEITEFGAFIRIGPMDGLVHVSQVTDDYINYDGKRGALIGKESKKSLEEGNKVRARIVALSLKGKSSKETKIGLTMRQPGLGRFEWIDEEKNKKKPTKKPTKGKK; this is encoded by the coding sequence TTGTATTTAGTATCCAAAATAGAAGACACTGTGAGAATTCCACCAAACAAGTTTAGTGATCCTTTAGAAGATGTAGCAGTAGAAATTTTGAATGAAAGCTACGTTGGAAAAATCGATAAAAAACTTGGATTGATGGTAACAGTAAAAGAAATAGAAGAAATAGGCACTGGAAAGGTAATAATGGGCGACGGCGCAGCATATCATGACGTCTTGTTTACAGCCCTTTTCTTCAAGCCAGAACTACACGAGATAGTGGAAGGAGAAGTCATAGAAATAACCGAATTCGGAGCATTTATCCGTATAGGACCTATGGACGGACTTGTACACGTATCCCAAGTTACAGATGACTATATAAACTACGATGGAAAGAGGGGAGCATTGATAGGCAAAGAATCTAAAAAAAGCCTTGAAGAGGGTAACAAGGTCCGTGCAAGAATTGTTGCACTAAGCTTAAAAGGAAAATCCTCCAAGGAAACTAAGATAGGCCTTACAATGAGACAACCCGGCCTTGGAAGATTCGAATGGATCGATGAGGAAAAAAATAAAAAGAAACCTACAAAAAAACCTACAAAGGGGAAAAAATAG
- the spt4 gene encoding transcription elongation factor subunit Spt4 has product MVLKACTRCHRLMEEDRCAICNIASSRNWSGFLIVVDPDKSDIAKELNINLPGEYALRVR; this is encoded by the coding sequence ATGGTTCTAAAAGCATGCACAAGGTGCCACAGACTTATGGAAGAGGATAGATGTGCAATATGTAACATAGCCTCTTCACGGAACTGGAGCGGCTTTTTAATAGTTGTTGATCCTGATAAATCAGATATTGCTAAGGAACTCAACATAAACCTTCCTGGAGAATATGCCCTGAGGGTAAGATAG
- a CDS encoding GTP-dependent dephospho-CoA kinase family protein, with product MLVLKKEMRSEFKKPIGTLYPSISHAKGSLLSKGDKSLVISIGDVTTRKMLDEGIIPDIGIVDNMIEREPSDHEICYDNVTLKTKNPSGTITDQLWKTIKEGFSLVEKAGYNVLIVVEGEEDLSAIPCIVMAPSGSLIFYGQPGEGVVLCEVDKMKEKAEDLIKKLEEA from the coding sequence GTGTTAGTACTAAAAAAAGAGATGAGATCAGAGTTTAAAAAACCTATAGGTACTCTATATCCATCAATATCACATGCAAAGGGTTCATTACTCTCAAAAGGAGATAAAAGCCTGGTAATATCCATAGGTGATGTAACAACACGAAAAATGCTTGATGAAGGTATAATACCCGATATAGGCATTGTGGATAATATGATAGAAAGAGAACCTTCTGATCATGAGATATGTTACGATAATGTTACATTAAAAACAAAAAACCCGTCTGGTACCATAACTGATCAACTATGGAAAACAATTAAGGAAGGTTTTAGCCTAGTTGAAAAGGCTGGATACAACGTACTCATAGTTGTTGAAGGAGAGGAAGATCTCTCTGCAATTCCATGTATTGTTATGGCCCCATCTGGCTCATTAATATTTTATGGCCAGCCAGGAGAAGGCGTTGTACTTTGTGAAGTTGATAAAATGAAAGAAAAGGCAGAAGACCTTATCAAAAAGCTAGAGGAGGCATAA
- a CDS encoding 30S ribosomal protein S24e, giving the protein MEINVNEKIENPLLNRTEIHFDCTYQGEATPKVLDVKNRLVATLNVDKNLLVIHNLKPSYGEGKANGYAKLYDSEENLNKIEMDHVVIKNKEAAKEEKEEAE; this is encoded by the coding sequence ATGGAAATCAATGTAAATGAAAAAATAGAAAATCCACTTTTAAACAGAACTGAAATACACTTTGACTGCACATATCAAGGAGAAGCAACCCCAAAGGTCTTGGATGTAAAAAATAGATTAGTTGCAACTTTAAATGTTGATAAAAATCTTCTGGTGATCCACAACCTTAAACCATCCTATGGTGAAGGTAAAGCAAATGGATATGCAAAACTCTACGATTCAGAAGAAAACCTAAATAAAATCGAAATGGATCATGTAGTGATAAAAAACAAAGAAGCAGCTAAAGAAGAAAAAGAAGAAGCTGAATAA
- a CDS encoding 30S ribosomal protein S27ae, with product MKKFELYEIKDNKIIRKNPECVRCSHGVFMADHGDRFACGKCGYTQFKGKESKK from the coding sequence ATGAAAAAATTCGAACTCTACGAAATTAAAGATAACAAAATTATAAGAAAAAATCCAGAATGTGTTAGATGTTCACATGGAGTATTCATGGCAGACCATGGTGACCGTTTTGCATGTGGAAAATGCGGTTACACACAGTTCAAGGGTAAAGAATCTAAGAAATAA